AGTGGCGGGTTGCACCTCGTTATCGCGAAGGGGCAGAACATCGTCCAAATTGATGCCGGCAGCCGGTTCGCCGTTGAGTGCCGTGCTGGCCGGTGACTCTCCAGGACGCAATTCCTCCGGTGACGGAGGTGTCCGCTGCTGCGTTACGCGATAAACCCAGTCCACTAGGTCCCGGTATTGCTTCATGTCTGTTCCTGAGAAGACCGGTCCCGGCATCCCCCCGTGAGGTTGGAGAGGCTTTGTGAGAATTGGGCTGGCGCCTGGCTGATTGAAGTCAATCCAGCCCAGTACCGTCCGCAGGTTCTGGGCGGTTTGGCCCCGCAGAGCGAAACGATCGGGTGACAACCTGAACAAGCGTGCTTCAGGTGGTACGCTGGGGCCACCGTGACATGTGGCGGCCGCACAATTGTGGCTCAGGATGGGTTGAATCACTCTGACGAAGTCCTCCCGTGCATCTTCCGGCAGCCCGCGGAGAAGCACACCCAAGTCAGGGACGGGGGAAACCGTGTTCCGGGGCGAAATGGCGGCTTTTGTGCCGGTGTTGGGGACGTTGGGCGCAATTTGAGAAATTGGTCCGGTACCAATACTGTGCGCTGAGGATTGGACTGTCGACGAGGTGCTTTCCCGCTGACGGAGCAGTGCCATTTCCACACGGCGTGCGGCAAGTGGTAGTCCCGGATGATTCGGTGCCAGTCTGCGTGCTTCTGCCAGTTCGGCCCGCGCCTCTTCGGACAGACCATGTTCAGCACACCAGATGGCCAGTTCGAGATGAGGTTCCGGATCCTGACCAAAGAGCCGTGACCGCTGCTGATAGTAAAGCTCACGCATGGTGGTCGCAACGGCCACGACATCCCGTCGAGAAATATAAATCTCGCCGTGGGGTACCTTCACATGATAGCTGTCATCGGTGGCGATAAGCGTTCCCTCGATCACGTGCCCGTTACGCAGAAGCAAAACAACATGGTCGAGCTGGGGTGCGCGAGGTGAAGAATACACAGCGTTGCGGGACGGATCACCGGCGTTGGAACCCTCTTGATTCCCAGCGCAAAGAGCACCACTCGACATGAGCGTCGATGAAAAGACCAGGAGCAGTATCGCGGCGGAGATAGATCGTCGCATCATGCCGAAGTTACTCTGGAAATCGTATCAGGATTCCACAGGATTTATCGGGGATTTTTATGAAAACTTGGGCGGACTTTCACACTCGCCTAGCGCACCTGAGCGCTCGTACCTGCGGCCAAGGCTGGGTTATTTCGTCCTCCACTCTGCGCCAATCCGATTTCGTTCCGGAGCGCGGCAACTCGTAGGGCGAGTTCCGGCTGTTGCCGGTTCAGTTGCAATGACTGCTCGTAGTTGGCCAGCGCCAACTGCTTTTGTCCCTCAATTTCGCGGAGATGTCCTAACGCATTGAGGGCCCGCACGTTGTTCGGATCAAGGGCCAGGGCCTCCAAAAGCTGTTTCTGGGCGGCCGAACGGTCTCCCAGTTCCTCGTAGAGCCGTGCAAGCTCAATTTTTGGTTCTGCCCAATTGGGCGCGGAGTTAGCCCAGTTCTGGAGCATGGCCACAGCCTCGGTTGATCGTCCCTGGGATACAAGTAAAACCGCCAAACCTCTCCGCGCGGGAACGTGGTGTGGATTCTTGGATAGCGCCAATTGGTAATAAGATTCCGCGCGACCGTAGTCATCCGGCCGATGATAAAGGTCGCCCAACCGATGATACACGGCCGCGATGTTGTAATAGGCCGCTGCGTCATTGGGGTCATAGATGAGCGCCTGGCCAAATCGCTGGAGTGCTTCCTCGTATCGCGCCTGCTGGTAGAGACGAACCCCCTCGGCATTGAGCGATTGGGCCGTCATGCTCGCGCATCCAGGTGCCAACACAAGGCCCACCACCAGTATGCCCGCAAGTTTTCCAATTAATGTTGTTTCTCGGTTTGTGATGGGTGCGCCATACACGTTCGCAGTCCTCTCAGATTGGGCAGAGGACATAATTGCAGCTCGGGGGGACAGGTTCCGCCAGTTCAAAACAGCGGGGAGAGAATAGCGGGATTCTTTTTCCCTGACAAGGTCTTTTCAGATCAGTAGGAAAAATAGGAAAGATTCGCAGGGTGAATAAATAGCGAGGACCGGCCTGCGTCTCCTCGTACCTCTTCGCCAGGCCCTCCGGGATATGCCCAAGGACGTCCGGAACCGATTTTTTGTCCCCTTGCCTTACCAAGGAAGCACGTGGCCAAGAGGGGGAACTACCAGCGGAGGATTCCGGTGGCCCAGGACAGGCCTCCACCAAACCCGCTCAGCAAAATGAGGTCCCCCTTTCGGATTCTTCCCTCCCGCACGGCTTCATCCAAGCAAATGGGAATGCTTGCCGAGGACGTGTTCCCGTAACGGTCCAGGTTGTTGTAGAGTTTTTCACTGGGAATGCCAATCGTCTCCGCCGCAGCCTGGATAATCCGCATATTTGCCTGATGAAAGATCACCAGGCTGATGTCAGCCAGGGTGAGATCTGCCATCTCCAGCACGTCGTGCACTGTTTGATTGAGCATGCGGATGGCCCATTTGAAAACCGGCCGACCTTCCATCACCACGTATTGCTCCCCGTTGAGTGTTCCCTGCTGATTGGTGGGGCAGCGAGATCCGCCCATGGGCCGGTAGAGAAGATCGAACCCGGCACCGTCTGAGCCATAAGAGAACGCGATGAATCCCTGGGAACGATCGCCGGGACCGAGGAGCACGGCTCCCGCACCATCTCCGAAAATGGGATAAGTTTTAACATCCGCCGGATTACACACCCGTGAATTGCAGTCTGCTCCAATGACCAGTGGTCGTTTCGCGCATCCCGAGGCCACAAATTGCATCCCCGTCAGAAGGGCGAACATGAAGCTAGTGCATGCGGCCTGGATATCCATGGCCGGAGCACACAGCTTCAATTTTTCCTGCACCAGACTGGCAGCGGCCGGCATCGTCATATCGGGGGTGTACGTGCCCAGCAGCACAAGATCGACCTCTCCGGGGTCAACTCCGGCATCTGCCAAACATCGCCGTGCCGCTTCGACGGCCAAGTCGCTCGTGGCCATCTCCGGCGGTGCATGCCGGCGTTCCAGGATTCCTGTGCGCTGCACGATCCACTCCGCGTCGTATCCCAGCGATGCGAGATCTTCATTCCGCACGCGGATATCGGGAACGTAGCTCCCTACTCCCAGAATCTGGACTCCCGTAATGGTTCCTTTGCGGGAACGCTGGGCAAGGTAGGGAATTTCTCGTGCGCTTGTTTTCTGATTCATAGACGGGGCGGACCTTAACCGGAAAACCAATTGTCGTGAAAATGTCGACCGCTCGTGATTTCACCCAGAGGCCATTCTCTCTTAAAGAAAAAACGACATCCCCTTAAACCTAAGACTTTTTACCTCTGGCGGCAAGTGGTTCTTTTTCTGACGAGGTTTACCCACTTTGGGGGCAGAAGGCAGTGCAAGAAATAACGCAAATGTTGCCTTTAATTCGGGGCAGTTCAGGAAAAGTCGGCGGCCGTTTGCTGCTGGCCACGTCTGGTCCCGTCGCATTATCCCGGCCAGTCCTGCCCGTAGGGGCGATTCATGGATTGCTCCCACCGGGCTACGGCTCGGTCATGCCCGATGGGCTGGACAAGCAATTGCTGAATCGCCCGTATGAAAATCCAATGGATGCGTCCGTACTCCCCATGGCAAAGCGCCGAACATTTCTTGACGGCGAAACCAATTTTTTCATTCATCCGGCACTTCGAGAGCTGCGGAACTCCCGGGTCCCTGTGATGCAGCAACTGCACTCGGCAACGAGCGCCGAAGGCCCTTTTCGAGAAACTGGCGAAGAGACCATTAGCGCGGCCGACGGGGCAATTGATTCCGGTCGGGCCGCCGTGAAGCAGAGCCGTGCCGCGGACTGACTTTTCCAGCACCGGCGCCCCTTTCCGTGGGTAGCCCCAAAAACTCCAAGGCTTCCGATCCTGCACCGACTCCCACCAACTCTTCGGCAGGTTCCTCTCCTCGATCCGCCACAAGGTGGGGATGCAAATCGGGAGCGTGATGAACCTCGCCCCGGCTGCGCTTTCGAGCGGCGATTCTCTCGCCACTCTTCCAGAAAAAGTTGGCAAGCGGACTGGCCAGCAACGCCGGCAAAAGCACGAGGTTACCAAACGATGATGCCGTCAGCATTGCAAACATCAGATACCCAAAACGCTGGGTTGGCGTGAAAGAGCTCAAAGCAAAAGCGGAAAGTCCCAGACCAATCACACCCCAGCTTTGATAAATGGCCTGAGCGCAGTCGCTGTAGGCAAATCGAATAGAATCCGCGCGGGAGAGCCCCCGCTCCTGTCCATGCCGACACCACAGCATGAAATGAATCGCATCATCCACAGTTACCCCCAGTGCTACCGCCGGGGTCATAACGGTGCCCACATCCACCACAATGCCCAGAAGTCCCATGACGCCAAAGACAATAGCGATGGGAAAGACGCTGGCGAAGCCAAGCAGTAAGCCTGCCGACCAGTCTCTCATCACGAACATCAGGGCAATCGCAATGATGACGAGATCACCGGCGAAACCGGTCAGCAATCCGTTCAGCAGCGAGTGCTGCGCCTTATAAACCAGGGGGACAAGGCCGGTGTAAACGGCCGATATCCCATCTACGCCCTGGCTGCGATATTTCGCCAGGATCGGTTCGACCTGCCGCCGTATGTCTTCCACAAAGTTCCCATAATCGAGGTCGGTGAGGGCCTTCACGCGTGCACTGACTCTCCACAGTTCCGTATTCCCTTCTTCCGACCAGTAATCCCGCAGGTCCTCGCGATGGCGACGGAGTTGAACGATCCACGTGCGTTTCTCTATCAGTCCGGCTTGTGACGGCAATGGGCGAGCAAACGTCGGGGCCGCGATCACACTTCCCACATCCGGCAATTGCTTGATGGCCCTTTGCACCTCTGAAACCAACTTCATTTGATCCAGCAGATCGAGTTTTGCCTTGTCCCGATCCACCTTGATCACCACTTCCATGGGCACGAGTGGCCCCAACTTCTCCTCCAGCCAAGCGTAATCACGGATGATTGTGGCCTCAGGCGAGAAGAGTCGCATCAATTTCACGGAGGTCTGGATGCGGGTGGCTCCAATCGCCCCAATTAGCATGAGCACAACACACCCAGCGACTACCCAATTTGGCCTGCCGATGATGAAATCACCAACCTTTTTCCATCCAGCCCATCGACCGGGGTCAAATTTGAAGGTTTGCCGCGATCGCGCGATCTCGGGGATCGGCCATTCCTGGAGCATGGATGGCACGTAGAGACACAAAAACAGGAAACTGACTAGGATGCCCGCTGCAGAATAGATCCCAAACGTTTGGATCGGCACAAGTTCGCTTACCGCCAATGATGCCAGGCCAAAGGCCGTGGTAAACGTCGCCAAAAACAGGGGCAGAAAGGCACTCCGCAGGGCTTTGCCTGGGGCACCCACGGTCGGGTCGGGGAGTCCCCACGACATATGGGTTCTGACGGTGTCTCGATAATAGTTGGCCAGGTGGATGGCACCGGATACCGCCGCCACATAGACCAGGGCCGGCATGGTCAGAAGAATCGCGTTCATGTCCGTGCCCGTCAGCCAGACGAGAATCATGCTCAGGCCCGCGCTGTAAACCCCTGTGGAGAAAACGACGAGCGTCAGAATCCAGCTCCGCAGGCACCACCATGCCATGACGGCACCCACGACGCCACAAACGATGGCCAAGCGGACGAGCGACCGCTGGCCTTCCACGTCGATGGCGACGTTGTCCACGGGGGGGCCACCCAGGTGAAGCTGCTCCGGTTTAATATCGCAGATTTCCTTCGCCGCGGTGTAAACGCTTTCCACAACGGCGTGCAAGAACTTTTTGCGGGGATTGCCATGGAAGTGACTCTCCCACCGCTCTTCCGCTTTCGGATCGATGATCAGCACGAGGCAGGTTTGCTGCCCATCCTGCCCAACAAGAAATCCCCGCAGGCGCTCGATCGCCTGTTCGCGAGTTAGTCCCTGGGAGGTTACCAGTTGATCGACAACCTGTTTTCCTGTAATTACGCTTTTGAAAAATCGGTAGGGGTCGTCCTCCGGTCGCTGCAACTCTAACGCTAAGCGTCGCGATAGGAGCTCCAGCTTGGGGCTGTCAAGGGTGCATCCTTCCCAGCTTGCCAGAATGAACATGTCGCTCTCAAAGTGCTTCCGATACCACTCAAACGTGGCGGTTTCCTGGTAGGTGTCCGGTAGCCACGACTTCACATCATTCTTGTTGCTCAGAAGTGCGCGGTCGGCTCCCAGCCACATGAAGGGAATCAGGAAGCACACGCAGCAAAGAATAGCCAAGTTATAGCGTGAGAAAAAACCCCCATTTCGTGAAGCGGGAGAATGACCTACGGACCGTTGATTTTCTTTCATCAGTACATCCATGGATTTATTCACAAACCTCGGGGCAATTTCGTGCTCAGATCTGATGGCGGAAGTGTCACATGGCTGGAGAGTTGAATCCTCCCTGCGGCAAGAAACACTCCGTAATTGCTGGTCACTAGGGACATTCCGTGTGGGGCTGATCTGTTAGGTCGCGGCACGGACAAGACTCAGAGATATTGAATCCCCACCTGAAAATTGTTTCGGCGAAAGGATGGACCAAGGGACGGTGCTCACAGGGTGGGCGGAATTCTCACTACGAACGGAGGGTCGAGCATAACCGGCTTCAACTTTCCATCCCTCATACTCGAACCGAAAAAGCCTGCTTGGGCAAACCTCTCACTACTTGGATTTCGCAGTGACCTTTTTCGGTACTGGTCGGACAACGGTTTAATTCTACACTTAGCTGCGACGCCAGAGCAACCAACGCGATCTCCGCTATCAGGGGGGTGACCTTCCCAGGGCCTTCACAAAGCCTAAATTCAGAATATCTCTCGGTCTGTCCGCCCTTGCAGGACATGCGGATGCGGAATCTGGCTCGCGTGTTAATTGACGATCGCCGCGGGGTATATAATAAAGAAGAGCCATGGGGGCGAACTGGACTCGACCGGACAGGTTGAGGTGCCAGTGGCGTGCCGTGGTTGATCGGTGGCCCACGTTAAAAGCCGATCAAACAATAAGTGCCAACCACAGCTTGGCTCTGGCTGCCTAATCGCAAACGGCAGTCCCGACTGAGGGCTCTCGTCGGAGGGGCCTGAAAGTCGGCCGACCCTATCCGACTCGTCCCGGGTCACGCCGAGTACGCCCGGGATCAGAACCTGTCCTCGGCTGGCCGCTGGAGATCCTGTCGGTCGGAAGTTCCGGCGGCGAGATTGCAAAGACCGACTACGCACGTAGAAGCTGGTGCCGAAATGTCACGGGACGCGGGTTCGATTCCCGCCGCCTCCATCCGGTGTATTTTCACCAAATTGACATACGACGTAAGTTGACGACAGGAAGCGACTTAGGCAATGGTTAGTATTCTGATATGTCATGTCCTGACACCCTCTGGCGTGCATAGACTGCACACCCCCGTGCACACCTTATTTCCAGGCCTCATGGGCATCTAGCCCGCTCGTTGGAGTCGCCCATGCTCTCTCCGCTGCATCACGCAAACTGTTCTCCGTTACGTCGATGTAATGGCGATAGGCGATGATGCTGGAATTACCCAGCCACTTGGCCACATGGGGCAGCGGAAACTGGTGAACCAAGTCGGTTTCGCAGCTCTTGCGGAGTGCGTGGAAAATGTCCGGCCATGGCTCAATCCCGGCCCGCTTCAGAATCTTCGTGAATGGGACCCGCAAGTTGGCGTTCCTGAATCCCCGGGGAGTCATGGCCCGCTTTCTCCAGGACTCCGGGAAGATGTAACTATCACCGGGCAGCTCCCCATCCGCCGTCACCTGGTCCCACACTTCCTGCAGAGCCTTCCTCACCGGGGCGAAAAGCGGGCACCGACGCACGCCCGTCTTCGGTGCCTCGATGACGAAATAACCTTCGTCAAAGTGAATGTGTGACCACCGGAGGGCGAAGTGCTCACTCGGGCACCGCAGGCCCGCGTACCGGCACAACACCACAAGCAGCCGCCAATAGGCGTTGGGGCATACCGCGAGAACGCGATCAATCTCTTCGGCCGATACGTACCGCCATTTACGCTTCGTCTCGGAGATCCGGTGCGTTACCCACCGGAATGGATTCTCCGCAATCAGTTTCAGCCGCACCGCGTGCGTGAAAAACCGCTTCACGTGCCCTAACCGCTTGGCAATTGTCGAATCGCTCAGCCGTCGCACATCACGCAACCACTGGCGATAATGCTCTGCCTCCGCGGGGGTGATGTCCGCAATCCGTTTTTCCGCTCCGAAGAAAGCCAGCAGGTCGGCAATACTCCGACTCCAGGCATCCCTGGTACCAGTCGGGTAATGCTCATGAATTTTCAGCCAGTCCTCTAGATACTGCTTAAGACTGGCCCGCTGCTTAGCCTCCGCAAGCCCGCAACTGGCAAGGCGATTGAGCAAGTCGGCATCTAGGCTATCCAGCCAACGTTGAGTTTCCGGATCGAGCGTTAGCCCAAGGCGACGGGCCTCCAATAGCCGCTCAAAGTACGTGAGAAACCGCTCCGCACTCCGCTTGGATATCTTCCCCAGTGAGAGCGAGCGGCGTTTATCACCGTCAACCCAGAATATGCGGTAGCCTTTCTTAGACGCGGACAAACTCGCCATCGCTCACACCTTGGCTTGTTCCTCAGCCGCATCGGAAGAATCGCACTCCACCACCTCAAGCCGGAAGTGCCGCATCAGCTTCTCAATGTTCGTCAGACGCAAGTCACGCCCCGCGATGAAGCGACTCACGGCCGCCCGCGAAACACCGGTCAGATCCGCCACCGCCTGCCAAGTCAATCCGCTCAACACCAGTTTTTCCATCAGAGCACGTCGAAGCGACTTCCAGCGACGCATTCTTTTGACTCCCTTGCAAGGATTCGTGGCTCCAGATCACGCCGACAGTATACCGCGATCGCAAGCGATCGTGCAATAACCCGTCCGGGGGATAAGGAAAAATTTTTGACGCGAGAGCATAGACCCGCCAGCTTCCGTAGGCCACTACGGGTGGTAGTGATGAGCCGGAGAGCAACAAGATATTGGGCTGCCACTAAGCACCTAGCCCCGCGTTGACGATCGGGGCGTCAAACGGGCGTTGGCCAGTCCTACCGGAATTCCAACTGACTAGGCGTTGTCGCCGTCACCGCATGAT
This is a stretch of genomic DNA from Thermogutta terrifontis. It encodes these proteins:
- a CDS encoding tetratricopeptide repeat protein, producing the protein MTAQSLNAEGVRLYQQARYEEALQRFGQALIYDPNDAAAYYNIAAVYHRLGDLYHRPDDYGRAESYYQLALSKNPHHVPARRGLAVLLVSQGRSTEAVAMLQNWANSAPNWAEPKIELARLYEELGDRSAAQKQLLEALALDPNNVRALNALGHLREIEGQKQLALANYEQSLQLNRQQPELALRVAALRNEIGLAQSGGRNNPALAAGTSAQVR
- a CDS encoding 3-oxoacyl-ACP synthase III family protein, with the translated sequence MNQKTSAREIPYLAQRSRKGTITGVQILGVGSYVPDIRVRNEDLASLGYDAEWIVQRTGILERRHAPPEMATSDLAVEAARRCLADAGVDPGEVDLVLLGTYTPDMTMPAAASLVQEKLKLCAPAMDIQAACTSFMFALLTGMQFVASGCAKRPLVIGADCNSRVCNPADVKTYPIFGDGAGAVLLGPGDRSQGFIAFSYGSDGAGFDLLYRPMGGSRCPTNQQGTLNGEQYVVMEGRPVFKWAIRMLNQTVHDVLEMADLTLADISLVIFHQANMRIIQAAAETIGIPSEKLYNNLDRYGNTSSASIPICLDEAVREGRIRKGDLILLSGFGGGLSWATGILRW
- a CDS encoding efflux RND transporter permease subunit → MWLGADRALLSNKNDVKSWLPDTYQETATFEWYRKHFESDMFILASWEGCTLDSPKLELLSRRLALELQRPEDDPYRFFKSVITGKQVVDQLVTSQGLTREQAIERLRGFLVGQDGQQTCLVLIIDPKAEERWESHFHGNPRKKFLHAVVESVYTAAKEICDIKPEQLHLGGPPVDNVAIDVEGQRSLVRLAIVCGVVGAVMAWWCLRSWILTLVVFSTGVYSAGLSMILVWLTGTDMNAILLTMPALVYVAAVSGAIHLANYYRDTVRTHMSWGLPDPTVGAPGKALRSAFLPLFLATFTTAFGLASLAVSELVPIQTFGIYSAAGILVSFLFLCLYVPSMLQEWPIPEIARSRQTFKFDPGRWAGWKKVGDFIIGRPNWVVAGCVVLMLIGAIGATRIQTSVKLMRLFSPEATIIRDYAWLEEKLGPLVPMEVVIKVDRDKAKLDLLDQMKLVSEVQRAIKQLPDVGSVIAAPTFARPLPSQAGLIEKRTWIVQLRRHREDLRDYWSEEGNTELWRVSARVKALTDLDYGNFVEDIRRQVEPILAKYRSQGVDGISAVYTGLVPLVYKAQHSLLNGLLTGFAGDLVIIAIALMFVMRDWSAGLLLGFASVFPIAIVFGVMGLLGIVVDVGTVMTPAVALGVTVDDAIHFMLWCRHGQERGLSRADSIRFAYSDCAQAIYQSWGVIGLGLSAFALSSFTPTQRFGYLMFAMLTASSFGNLVLLPALLASPLANFFWKSGERIAARKRSRGEVHHAPDLHPHLVADRGEEPAEELVGVGAGSEALEFLGLPTERGAGAGKVSPRHGSASRRPDRNQLPRRPR
- a CDS encoding tyrosine-type recombinase/integrase is translated as MASLSASKKGYRIFWVDGDKRRSLSLGKISKRSAERFLTYFERLLEARRLGLTLDPETQRWLDSLDADLLNRLASCGLAEAKQRASLKQYLEDWLKIHEHYPTGTRDAWSRSIADLLAFFGAEKRIADITPAEAEHYRQWLRDVRRLSDSTIAKRLGHVKRFFTHAVRLKLIAENPFRWVTHRISETKRKWRYVSAEEIDRVLAVCPNAYWRLLVVLCRYAGLRCPSEHFALRWSHIHFDEGYFVIEAPKTGVRRCPLFAPVRKALQEVWDQVTADGELPGDSYIFPESWRKRAMTPRGFRNANLRVPFTKILKRAGIEPWPDIFHALRKSCETDLVHQFPLPHVAKWLGNSSIIAYRHYIDVTENSLRDAAERAWATPTSGLDAHEAWK
- a CDS encoding helix-turn-helix domain-containing protein, translated to MRRWKSLRRALMEKLVLSGLTWQAVADLTGVSRAAVSRFIAGRDLRLTNIEKLMRHFRLEVVECDSSDAAEEQAKV